A section of the Jatrophihabitans sp. genome encodes:
- a CDS encoding DUF3105 domain-containing protein — protein sequence MKAVTIRRLGWWLVTVGLLCAAVAGAVKQQLPRLTGSAVGSAPASDRSEPCLPGTPIAILKSPHVSTAALRTTDYNSVPPTSGPHFGIAPSPGIYDTPLQPGAFVHAEEHGHVVFAYSPSLPAAQVSALKDIAKAYSGDVLMTPYPPLADGLALAAWGRLQRFEQVDRPGIERFIDALAGRYDHRWTGPPRC from the coding sequence GTGAAGGCGGTCACGATCCGCCGCCTCGGCTGGTGGCTGGTCACCGTCGGGCTGTTGTGCGCCGCGGTCGCCGGCGCGGTGAAGCAGCAGTTGCCGCGGCTGACGGGGTCGGCGGTCGGCTCGGCGCCTGCGTCCGACCGAAGCGAGCCATGCTTGCCAGGCACCCCTATCGCCATTCTGAAGAGCCCGCACGTGTCGACAGCCGCGTTGCGGACAACCGACTACAACTCCGTTCCGCCGACCTCCGGACCGCACTTCGGCATCGCCCCATCTCCGGGGATCTATGACACCCCTCTGCAGCCAGGTGCCTTCGTGCACGCCGAGGAGCACGGTCACGTCGTCTTCGCCTACTCGCCCTCGCTGCCGGCCGCCCAGGTGTCGGCGCTCAAGGACATCGCCAAGGCTTACTCAGGCGACGTGCTGATGACTCCGTACCCGCCCCTCGCGGACGGACTCGCGCTGGCAGCGTGGGGGAGGCTGCAGCGCTTCGAGCAGGTCGACCGGCCGGGCATCGAGCGGTTCATCGATGCTCTGGCCGGCCGGTACGACCACCGCTGGACGGGCCCGCCACGTTGCTGA